The proteins below come from a single Mya arenaria isolate MELC-2E11 chromosome 6, ASM2691426v1 genomic window:
- the LOC128237680 gene encoding uncharacterized protein LOC128237680: MNIQHGRNYGEKQIGPYKVDGYYEENGENVALEFHGCFWHGCPKCFSKTTLNPVSILSMGELYSRTMEKRTFIEEQGFKYECKWECDFKKEMATNDEMKDYIRTLEIVNSLELRDAFFGGRTEAFKLYEEVTTDKQIKYYDVTSLYPWVNKAGKIPLGHPRIITENFRNISEYEGLIKCKVLPPKTLHILVLPMKCNGKLMFSLCRLCTETYHQEICKHTDKERAFTGTWVTDEIKEAIAQGYSIQNVYEIWHFDEVSQYNPDTKDGGLFTEYVNTFLKIKQEASGWPDWCVDEKSKQAYIKRYFEKEGILLDYDRIMKNPGLRSLAKLMLNSFWGKFGQRTNLTQTTYISDPLEFFDMMTSDQQKVKNILFVNDESVKLEWTYNDDFVEPSARTNVIIAAYTTAQARLKLYSYLKPLGSRVAYCDTDSLVFTTRPGEWDPPLGDYLGDLTDEVSGNSITAFVTGGPKNYAYSLKYPTKHGHSFVCKVRGITLNFKNSISRR; encoded by the coding sequence atgaacatccAGCATGGAAGAAACTATGGGGAGAAACAGATAGGCCCATACAAGGTAGACGGCTATTACGAAGAAAATGGCGAAAATGTAGCGCTCGAGTTTCATGGATGCTTCTGGCATGGCTGTCCAAAATGTTTTTCCAAGACAACACTTAACCCAGTCAGTATCCTTAGCATGGGCGAATTGTACAGCAGAACTATGGAAAAGAGAACATTTATTGAGGAACAGGGTTTCAAATATGAATGTAAATGGGAATGTGATTTCAAGAAAGAAATGGCGACAAACGATGAAATGAAAGACTATATTCGGACTTTGGAAATAGTAAACTCTTTAGAGCTAAGAGATGCTTTCTTTGGTGGACGAACGGAAGCGTTTAAGTTATATGAAGAGGTCACCACAGATAAACAAATTAAGTACTACGATGTCACATCGCTTTACCCATGGGTTAACAAAGCAGGCAAAATACCTCTTGGGCATCCGCGTATCATTACGGaaaattttagaaatatttccGAGTATGAGGGTTTAATCAAATGTAAGGTGTTGCCACCTAAAACTCTCCACATACTCGTGTTACCTATGAAGTGTAATGGGAAGCTGATGTTCAGTTTATGTCGCCTGTGTACTGAGACATATCATCAAGAAATATGTAAGCATACCGACAAAGAACGAGCCTTTACGGGAACGTGGGTCACCGATGAGATAAAGGAAGCCATTGCACAAGGATACTCAATACAAAATGTCTACGAAATTTGGCATTTTGACGAGGTTTCCCAGTATAATCCAGATACAAAAGACGGCGGCCTTTTCACTGAGTACGTCAATACTTTcctcaaaataaaacaagaagcTAGCGGTTGGCCAGACTGGTGTGTAGATGAAAAATCAAAGCAAGCATACATTAAACGCTATTTCGAAAAAGAAGGTATTCTTCTAGACTACGATAGGATTATGAAGAATCCAGGTTTGCGATCACTCGCCAAATTGATGCTTAATTCATTTTGGGGGAAATTTGGACAACGTACCAATCTGACGCAAACAACATACATATCTGACCCTCTTGAATTCTTCGATATGATGACCAGTGATCAACAAAAGGTTAAAAATATACTCTTTGTGAATGACGAATCTGTCAAACTAGAATGGACATACAACGATGATTTCGTAGAGCCGTCTGCAAGAACCAATGTCATCATTGCGGCCTACACCACTGCTCAAGCTCGATTAAAGCTCTACAGTTATTTGAAGCCTTTGGGCTCACGTGTGGCCTATTGTGACACCGATTCATTGGTATTTACAACGCGTCCGGGGGAATGGGATCCCCCTCTCGGTGATTATTTAGGAGACCTAACTGACGAGGTGTCCGGAAATAGTATCACAGCGTTCGTCACTGGCGGTCCCAAAAATTACGCGTATTCCCTTAAGTATCCAACAAAACACGGACACTCGTTTGTTTGTAAGGTGCGGGGCATCACATTGAATTTCAAAAATTCAATTTCCAGACGGTGA